AAAAAAAGGTTAAGATTTTATCTTAACCTTTTTTCTTTGTATTTTTTTATTTTACAGCGAATGTTTTATAAGCATTGTATAAGCGAGTCAAAGCTGATTTTATATACTTAGTTGGACAAGCTAAATTCCAACGTTCAAAACCTTCGCCAGCTTTGCCAAAGATATAGCCTTCATCAAAGTATAAGCAAGCTTTTTCGCGATTGATTTTTTCTAGTTCTTTAAAAGATAAATTAAAAGCTCGAAAATCTAACCATAATAAATATGTTGCTTGAAGCTCTGTGATTTTTACTTGTGGAAAATATTCATGCATAAAATCAATGACAATTTGCTTATTTGTATTGATTAATGTAATTAATTGTTTTAACCAATCTTCACCGTAATCATAAGCGAGACGACAAGCTTCATAACTTAGAATACTACAGGAAAAGTCTGCATCAGTAGCTTGTTCGGCTTGGAATAATTTGCGATATTTTTCATTAGGAATGAATATATTAGAAAGTTGCATACCTGCTAAGTTGAATGTTTTGCTTGGGGCTGTGCATACCATACAATTTTGGCGAGCTTCATCGGAGAGCGTTCCATAAGAAGTATGTTTAAAACTTGGCATAATTAAATCGGAATGAATTTCATCAGATACGACAAATACATCATTTTTTAAACAAATTTCACTTATATGAGTTAGTTCTTCTTTTGTCCAAATTCTGCCACAAGGATTATGTGGACTACATAAAATGAGCATTTTAGTATTAGGTTCAGAAGCTTTATTTTCTAATAAATCCCAATCGATATCATAAGCAGAATTATTATTTATTAAAGGAACTTCAACGAGTTTACGCTCATTTATTTCAATTGCTTTATACATTGGATAATACACTGGTGTAAATAAAATGACGCCATCGCTTTTTTTTGTAAA
The window above is part of the Megamonas hypermegale genome. Proteins encoded here:
- a CDS encoding MalY/PatB family protein — encoded protein: MKYDFENISPRFGTGSQKWQEMKNNPLVTDKVIPFSVADMELKTAPEIVEGLKNFIDNNILGYAGSNKKYRQSVRNWMKKHHDWEVKADWLIETHSVVNAFFTAIKAFTKKSDGVILFTPVYYPMYKAIEINERKLVEVPLINNNSAYDIDWDLLENKASEPNTKMLILCSPHNPCGRIWTKEELTHISEICLKNDVFVVSDEIHSDLIMPSFKHTSYGTLSDEARQNCMVCTAPSKTFNLAGMQLSNIFIPNEKYRKLFQAEQATDADFSCSILSYEACRLAYDYGEDWLKQLITLINTNKQIVIDFMHEYFPQVKITELQATYLLWLDFRAFNLSFKELEKINREKACLYFDEGYIFGKAGEGFERWNLACPTKYIKSALTRLYNAYKTFAVK